A region from the Lutra lutra chromosome 1, mLutLut1.2, whole genome shotgun sequence genome encodes:
- the LOC125085417 gene encoding LOW QUALITY PROTEIN: olfactory receptor 18-like (The sequence of the model RefSeq protein was modified relative to this genomic sequence to represent the inferred CDS: inserted 2 bases in 1 codon), whose protein sequence is MYLVTMLGNLLIILAVSSDSRLHTPMYLFLSILSLADIGFTSTTVPKVILDIKTHNRVISHLGCLVQLSFLIXFGCLDSVLLTVMAYDRFVAICYPLHYPVIMNPHLCSLLILVSFLISLLDSQLHCLMMSRLNFCINVEIPHFFCDIPQLLRLSCNGISTNKLFLYFIGAIFGGIPLSGILFSYTRIVSSILRVPSTGGKYKAFSTCGSHLSVVCLFYGTGLGVYLSSAVSHSSRKDAVASVMYALVVPMLNPFIYSLRNGDVKRALQRLLNRTV, encoded by the exons ATGTATCTGGTCACCATGCTAGGGAATCTACTGATCATCCTGGCCGTCAGCTCTGACTCCCGTCttcacacccccatgtacttgtTCCTCTCCATCCTGTCCCTGGCTGACATTGGTTTCACTTCTACCACGGTCCCAAAGGTGATTTTGGACATTAAAACTCATAACAGAGTCATCTCTCATTTGGGCTGCCTGGTTcagttgtcttttttaat ttttggatgtTTGGACAGTGTACTCTTAACTGTGATGGCCTATGATCGGTTTGTAGCTATTTGTTATCCTCTGCACTACCCAGTCATCATGAACCCCCACCTCTGTAGCCTGCTCATTCTGGTGTCCTTTTTGATCAGCCTTCTGGACTCTCAGCTTCACTGCCTCATGATGTCACGGCTTAACTTTTGCATAAATGTGGAAATTCCTCATTTCTTCTGCGACATTCCTCAGCTCCTCAGACTTTCCTGTAATGGTATTTCCACCAATAAATTATTCCTGTATTTTATTGGTGCCATCTTTGGTGGTATTCCCCTCTCAGGAATCCTTTTCTCTTATACACGAATTGTTTCTTCCATTCTGAGAGTCCCATCCACAGGTGGGAAGTATAAAGCCTTCTCCACCTGTGGCTCTCACCTGTCagttgtttgcttattttatgGAACAGGTCTTGGGGTGTACCTCAGTTCAGCTGTCTCACATTCTTCCAGGAAGGATGCAGTGGCCTCAGTAATGTATGCTTTAGTTGTTCCCATGCTGAATCCCTTCATTTACAGCCTGCGGAACGGGGATGTCAAGAGGGCTTTGCAGAGACTCCTCAACAGAACAGTCTAG
- the LOC125085338 gene encoding olfactory receptor 18-like, which translates to MEPQNLTAVSEFLLLGLSDDPELEPILFGLFLSMYLVTLLGNLLIILAVSSDSHLHTPMYFFLSNLSLADIGFSSTTIPKMLVNIQTHSKSITHAGCLTQVSFFFLFGCLDNLLLAVMAYDRFVAICHPLNYSVIINPSLCVLLVLMSFFGSVLDSQIHCLMVSQLTFCTNVEIYHFFCDAPQLFHLACSDTSIHTILMYFISAIFGGIPLSGIFCSYTRIVSSILRVPSTGGKYKAFSTCSSHLLVVCLFYGTGVGVYLSSSISSSLRKGAVASVMYTVVTPMLNPFIYSLRNKDIKRALSGTIRRTV; encoded by the coding sequence ATGGAACCACAGAATCTAACAGCTGTCTCAGAGTTCCTTCTCCTGGGCCTCTCAGACGATCCAGAACTGGAGCCCATTCTCTTTGGGCTGTTCCTGTCCATGTACCTGGTCACCTTGCTTGGGAACCTGCTCATCATCCTGGCCGTCAGCTCTGACTCCCACCTCCACacgcccatgtacttcttcctctccaacctgTCCTTGGCTGATATTGGTTTCAGCAGCACGACAATCCCCAAGATGCTGGTGAACATTCAAACACACAGCAAGTCTATCACCCATGCAGGCTGCCTAACTCAggtgtccttttttttcctgtttgggtGTTTGGACAATCTGCTCCTGGCTGTGATGGCCTATGACCGATTTGTGGCCATTTGTCACCCCCTGAACTACTCAGTCATCATTAACCCAAGCCTCTGTGTCTTGTTGGTCCTGATGTCATTTTTCGGCAGCGTTTTGGACTCTCAGATTCATTGTTTGATGGTGTCCCAACTTACCTTTTGCACAAATGTGgaaatttatcatttcttttgtgATGCACCTCAACTCTTCCACCTTGCCTGCTCTGATACCTCCATCCACACCATACTAATGTATTTTATCAGTGCCATCTTTGGTGGTATTCCCCTCTCAGGGATCTTTTGTTCTTATACACGAATTGTTTCTTCCATTCTGAGAGTCCCATCCACAGGTGGGAAGTACAAAGCCTTTTCTACCTGTAGCTCCCACTTGTtggttgtttgcttgttttatggAACGGGCGTTGGAGTGTACCTCAGTTcatccatctcctcctccctcaggaaGGGTGCAGTGGCCTCGGTGATGTACACTGTGGTCACTCCTATGCTGAACCCCTTCATCTACAGCCTGAGGAACAAGGACATCAAGAGGGCACTGTCGGGGACAATCCGCAGAACAGTCTAG